One Chanodichthys erythropterus isolate Z2021 chromosome 10, ASM2448905v1, whole genome shotgun sequence DNA segment encodes these proteins:
- the LOC137029430 gene encoding protocadherin gamma-A3-like, translating to MAVYSISNINAQIRYSVPEEMKKGSLIGNIAHDLGLDVQRLRAGRARIVSGDSTEYVELKTDKGILVVKERIDREQLCAETTPCSFTFEIILDNPMELHHVTVEILDVNDHSPTFVKEEINLEISESATSGALFLLGGADDPDVGVNALQNYMMSPNDYFILKQHSRPDGVKYAEMVLQKPLDREQHPRLSLILTAVDGGNPQRSGNMKIEVNVLDVNDNAPEFNQSVYRATVEENSPKGTYITTVNASDADSGSNSLLSYSFTNFKGNINDIFKIDEKTGVITLAGVLDYEKAKKYEIDIEAKDQGGLGNSAKVIVDLIDVNDNAPVISVMSFSSPVTEDATVGTTIAIFSVKDLDAGENGHVDCTVDRNTPFKLQSSLRNYYTLVTDAALDRERVSDYNITITATDSGSPALSSQKTLNLKVSDINDNPPRFQKSVYTAYVTENNSPGLSIFTLSAQDDDWNQNARISYLLDEATVGGSSVSSFISVNADSGVVHALRGFDYEQMKSVRVCVKAQDGGSPPLSTNVTLDIIIQDQNDNAPQVLYPVQTGASVVAEIVPRAADVGYLVTKVVAVDVDSGQNAWLSYKLQKATDRALFEVGLQNGEIRTVRQVTDKDAVKQKLTVVVEDNGQPSRSAVVSINVAVADSFPEVLSEFTDFTHEKQYNDNLTFYLVLALAAVSFLFITCVVVIISVKIYRWRQSRFLYQSNLPVIPYYPPHYADTGVTGTLPHGYNYEVCMTTDSRKSDCKFSTLGGQSVLVVDPSFTETMQRAMKEKKCLEDPELQEMKDSL from the exons ATGGCCGTTTATTCCATCTCAAACATAAACGCGCAGATTCGTTACTCAGTTCCAGAAGAAATGAAGAAAGGATCGCTTATCGGGAATATTGCACATGATCTTGGTCTGGATGTTCAAAGACTGCGCGCGGGTCGGGCTCGTATCGTGTCTGGCGACAGCACTGAATATGTAGAGCTGAAAACAGACAAAGGGATTTTGGTGGTGAAAGAGAGAATTGACCGAGAGCAGCTTTGCGCCGAAACCACTCCATGCAGCTTCACATTTGAAATAATACTTGATAATCCGATGGAGCTACATCATGTTACGGTGGAAATATTGGATGTAAACGATCACTCGCCAACATTTGTTAAAGAAGAAATTAATCTTGAAATAAGTGAATCGGCCACATCTGGAGCTCTTTTTTTACTGGGAGGCGCAGATGATCCTGATGTAGGTGTAAATGCTCTCCAAAATTACATGATGTCAcctaatgattattttattctgAAACAACATTCGCGTCCTGATGGAGTCAAATATGCTGAAATGGTGCTTCAGAAGCCTCTAGACAGAGAGCAACATCCACGACTGTCTCTCATTCTCACAGCGGTCGACGGAGGAAACCCTCAAAGATCTGGTAATATGAAAATAGAGGTGAATGTACTAGATGTAAATGACAACGCACCAGAATTTAACCAGTCAGTTTACAGAGCAACAGTAGAAGAAAATTCACCCAAAGGAACTTATATTACAACTGTAAACGCTAGTGATGCAGATAGTGGCTCAAATAGTTTGCTTTCATACAGTTTTACTAATTTTAAAGGgaatataaatgacatttttaaaatagatgAAAAAACAGGTGTTATTACCCTAGCTGGGGTGCTTGACTATGAAAAAGCAAAGAAATACGAAATTGATATTGAAGCAAAAGACCAAGGTGGTTTAGGAAACTCTGCTAAAGTCATAgttgatttaattgatgttAATGATAATGCACCTGTTATCAGTGTTATGTCATTTTCAAGCCCAGTGACTGAAGACGCAACTGTTGGCACAACTATCGCGATTTTCAGTGTCAAAGATCTAGATGCAGGGGAAAATGGCCATGTTGACTGTACAGTTGATCGGAACACACCATTCAAACTTCAGTCTTCACTGCGGAATTATTACACTTTAGTCACTGATGCTGCTTTAGATCGTGAACGTGTGTCAGATTATAATATCACAATCACAGCGACAGATTCAGGGTCTCCTGCGCTTTCCAGTCAGAAAActttaaatctgaaagtgtCAGATATTAATGACAATCCGCCCAGATTTCAAAAGAGTGTTTACACTGCATATGTTACTGAAAATAATTCACctggtttgtccatatttactCTGAGTGCTCAAGATGATGACTGGAACCAGAACGCTCGTATTTCGTATCTTCTAGATGAAGCTACAGTGGGTGGATCCTCTGTTTCCTCTTTTATATCAGTGAATGCTGACAGTGGAGTGGTTCACGCACTGCGCGGTTTTGACTATGAGCAAATGAAAAGTGTTCGTGTCTGTGTGAAAGCACAAGATGGAGGCTCTCCACCCCTCAGCACTAATGTGACTTTGGACATTATAATCCAAGATCAGAATGACAACGCTCCTCAGGTTCTGTATCCAGTACAGACTGGAGCTTCAGTGGTGGCTGAGATTGTGCCTCGTGCTGCAGATGTTGGATATCTCGTCACTAAAGTGGTGGCTGTTGATGTGGACTCTGGACAGAATGCCTGGCTCTCCTATAAACTCCAGAAAGCTACAGACAGAGCGCTGTTTGAAGTGGGTTTACAGAATGGAGAAATAAGAACTGTGCGACAAGTGACTGATAAAGATGCTGTCAAACAGAAACTCACTGTTGTTGTGGAGGATAACGGACAGCCCTCTCGCTCAGCTGTGGTCTCCATTAACGTGGCTGTGGCTGACAGCTTTCCTGAAGTATTGTCAGAGTTCACAGACTTTACGCATGAAAAACAATATAACGACAACCTGACTTTTTATCTAGTTCTCGCACTGGCCGCTGTTTCTTTCCTATTCATCACTTGTGTGGTTGTGATAATATCAGTAAAGATCTACAGATGGAGACAATCTCGCTTCCTCTATCAGTCCAATCTGCCTGTTATTCCGTACTATCCACCGCATTACGCAGACACAGGAGTCACTGGAACTCTGCCGCACGGGTATAATTATGAAGTGTGCATGACGACTGACTCGAGGAAGAGTGACTGTAAGTTTTCTACACTCGGTGGACAGAGTGTTTTAGTGGTGGACCCGAGTTTCACTGAGACGATGCAGCGCGcaatgaaggaaaaaaaatgtttagaagatccagaattgcaagaaatg AAGGATTCATTGTGA
- the LOC137029429 gene encoding protocadherin gamma-A3-like: MAVYSISNINAQIRYSVPEEMKKGSLIGNIAHDLGLDVQRLRAGRARIVSGDSTEYVELKTDKGILVVKERIDREQLCAETTPCSFTFEIILDNPMELHHVTVEILDVNDHSPTFAKEEINLEISESATPGARFLLGGADDPDVGLNALQHYIMSSNDEFILKEQSRPDGVKYAEMVLQKPLDREQHPRLSLILTAVDGGNPQRSGNMKIEVTVLDANDNAPVFNQSVYSATVKENAPKETYITIVNASDADSGANSLISYSFANFKGNINDIFKIDENTGVITLTGMLDYEKAKKYEIDIEAKDQGGLGNSAKVIVDLIDVNDNAPVISVMSFSSPVPEDAPVGTTIAIFSVKDLDAGDNGQVVCTINQNIPFKLQSSLRNYYTLVTDAALDRESVSDYNITITATDSGSPALSSQKTLNMKVSDINDNPPRFQKSVYTAYVTENNSPGLSIFTLSAQDDDWNQNARISYLLDEATVGGSSVSSFISVNADSGVVHALRGFDYEQMKSVRVCVKAQDGGSPPLSTNVTLDIIIQDQNDNAPQVLYPVQTGASVVAEIVPRAADVGYLVTKVVAVDVDSGQNAWLSYKLQKATDRALFEVGLQNGEIRTVRQVTDKDAVKQKLTVVVEDNGQPSRSAVVSINVAVADSFPEVLSEFTDFTHEKQYNDNLTFYLVLALAAVSFLFITCVVVIISVKIYRWRQSRFLYQSNLPVIPYYPPHYADTGVTGTLPHGYNYEVCMTTDSRKSDCKFSTLGGQSVLVVDPSFTETMQRAMKEKNCLDDPELQEMVRSPALKN; encoded by the coding sequence ATGGCCGTTTATTCCATCTCAAACATAAACGCGCAGATTCGTTACTCCGTTCCAGAGGAAATGAAGAAAGGATCGCTTATCGGGAATATTGCACATGATCTTGGTCTGGATGTTCAGAGACTGCGCGCGGGTCGGGCTCGTATCGTGTCTGGCGACAGCACTGAATATGTAGAGCTGAAAACAGACAAAGGGATTTTGGTGGTGAAAGAGAGAATTGACCGAGAGCAGCTTTGCGCTGAAACCACTCCATGCAGCTTCACATTTGAAATAATACTTGATAATCCAATGGAGCTACATCATGTTACGGTGGAAATATTGGATGTAAACGATCACTCGCCGACATTTGCTAAAGAAGAAATTAATCTTGAAATAAGTGAATCGGCCACACCTGGGGCTCGTTTCTTACTAGGAGGCGCAGATGATCCTGATGTAGGTCTAAACGCACTACAACATTACATAATGTCATCTAATGATGAATTTATTCTTAAAGAACAATCGCGACCCGATGGAGTCAAATATGCTGAAATGGTGCTTCAGAAGCCTCTAGACAGAGAGCAACATCCACGACTGTCTCTCATTCTCACAGCGGTCGACGGAGGAAACCCTCAAAGATCTGGTAATATGAAAATAGAAGTCACTGTACTAGATGCAAATGACAACGCACCAGTATTTAACCAGTCAGTTTACAGTGCAACAGTAAAAGAAAATGCACCTAAGGAAACCTATATTACAATTGTTAATGCTAGTGATGCAGACAGTGGTGCAAATAGTTTGATTTCATACAGTTTTGCTAATTTTAAAGGgaatataaatgacatttttaaaattgatGAAAATACTGGTGTAATAACTCTAACTGGAATGCTTGACTATGAAAAAGCAAAGAAATACGAAATTGACATCGAAGCAAAGGACCAAGGCGGATTGGGAAACTCGGCTAAAGTAATAgttgatttaattgatgttAATGATAATGCACCTGTTATCAGTGTTATGTCATTTTCAAGCCCAGTGCCTGAAGACGCACCTGTTGGAACTACTATCGCTATTTTCAGTGTCAAAGATCTAGATGCAGGAGACAATGGGCAGGTTGTCTGtacaataaatcaaaatattccATTTAAATTACAGTCCTCACTGCGGAATTATTACACTTTAGTCACTGATGCTGCTTTAGATCGTGAAAGTGTGTCAGATTATAATATCACAATCACAGCGACAGATTCAGGGTCTCCTGCGCTTTCCAGtcagaaaactttaaatatgaaaGTATCAGATATTAATGACAATCCGCCCAGGTTTCAAAAGAGTGTTTACACTGCATATGTTACTGAAAATAATTCACCTGGTCTGTCCATATTTACTCTGAGTGCTCAAGATGATGACTGGAACCAGAACGCTCGTATTTCGTATCTTCTAGATGAAGCTACAGTGGGTGGATCCTCTGTTTCCTCTTTTATATCAGTGAATGCTGACAGTGGAGTGGTTCACGCACTGCGCGGTTTTGACTATGAGCAAATGAAAAGTGTTCGTGTCTGTGTGAAAGCACAAGATGGAGGCTCTCCACCCCTCAGCACTAATGTGACTTTGGACATTATAATCCAAGATCAGAATGACAACGCTCCTCAGGTTCTGTATCCAGTACAGACTGGAGCTTCAGTGGTGGCTGAGATTGTGCCTCGTGCTGCAGATGTTGGATATCTCGTCACTAAAGTGGTGGCTGTTGATGTGGACTCTGGACAGAATGCCTGGCTCTCCTATAAACTCCAGAAAGCTACAGACAGAGCGCTGTTTGAAGTGGGTTTACAGAATGGCGAAATAAGAACTGTGCGACAAGTGACTGATAAAGATGCTGTCAAACAGAAACTCACTGTTGTTGTGGAGGATAACGGACAGCCCTCTCGCTCAGCTGTGGTCTCCATTAACGTGGCTGTGGCTGACAGCTTTCCTGAAGTGTTGTCAGAGTTCACAGACTTTACGCATGAAAAACAATATAACGacaatttgactttttatctagTTCTCGCACTGGCCGCTGTTTCTTTCCTATTCATCACTTGTGTGGTTGTGATAATATCAGTAAAGATCTACAGATGGAGACAATCTCGCTTCCTCTATCAGTCCAATCTGCCTGTTATTCCGTACTATCCACCGCATTACGCAGACACAGGAGTCACTGGAACTCTGCCGCACGGGTATAATTATGAAGTGTGCATGACGACTGACTCGAGGAAGAGTGACTGTAAGTTTTCTACACTCGGTGGACAGAGTGTTTTAGTGGTGGACCCGAGTTTCACTGAGACGATGCAGCGCGCAATGAAGGAAAAAAACTGCTTAGACGAtccagaattgcaagaaatggTAAGATCACCTGCTCTTAAAAACTGA
- the LOC137029438 gene encoding protocadherin gamma-A3-like, translating into MAVYSISNINAQIRYSVPEEMKKGSLIGNIAHDLGLDVQRLRAGRARIVSGDSTEYVELKTDKGILVVKERIDREQLCAETTPCSFTFEIILDNPMELHHVTVEILDVNDHSPTFPKDEINLEISESATPGARFLLGSADDPDVGVNALQNYVLSPNDNFILKQHARQGGVKYAEMVLQKPLDREQHPQLTLTLTAMDGGNPQRSGNVKIAVNVLDVNDNAPVFNQSVYRATIAENLPKGTYITTINASDADSGANKLISYSFTNIKVIGEIFELNETTGVIKLTGLLDYEKAKKYEIDIEAKDQGGLGDSAKVIVDLIDVNDNAPVISVMSFSSPVSEDATVGTTIAIFSVKDLDAGENGHVDCTVDRNTPFKLQSSLRNYYTLVTDAALDRERVSDYNITITATDSGSPALSTQKTLNLKVSDINDNPPRFQKGVYTAYVTENNPPGLSIFTLSAQDDDWNQNARISYLLDEATVGGSPVSSFISVNADSGVVHALRGFDYEQMKSVRVCVKAQDGGSPPLSTNVTLDIIIQDQNDNAPQVLYPVQTGASVVAEIVPRAADVGYLVTKVVAVDVDSGQNAWLSYKLQKATDRALFEVGLQNGEIRTVRQVTDKDAVKQKLTVVVEDNGQPSRSAVVSINVAVADSFPEVLSEFTDFTHEKQYNDNLTFYLVLALAAVSFLFITCVVVIISVKIYRWRQSRFLYQSNLPVIPYYPPHYADTGVTGTLPHGYNYEVCMTTDSRKSDCKFSTLGGQSVLVVDPSFTETMQRAMKEKNCLEDPELQEMVRSPALKKLI; encoded by the coding sequence ATGGCCGTTTATTCGATCTCAAACATAAACGCGCAGATTCGTTACTCGGTTCCAGAGGAAATGAAGAAAGGATCGCTTATCGGGAATATTGCACATGATCTTGGTCTGGATGTTCAGAGACTGCGCGCGGGTCGGGCTCGTATCGTGTCTGGCGACAGCACTGAATATGTAGAGCTGAAAACAGACAAAGGGATTTTGGTGGTGAAGGAGAGAATTGACCGAGAGCAGCTTTGCGCCGAAACCACTCCATGCAGCTTCACATTTGAAATAATACTTGATAATCCGATGGAGCTACATCATGTTACGGTGGAAATATTGGATGTAAACGATCACTCGCCGACATTTCCTAAAGATGAAATTAATCTTGAAATAAGTGAATCGGCCACACCTGGGGCTCGTTTCTTACTAGGAAGCGCAGATGATCCTGATGTGGGCGTGAATGCTCTCCAAAATTATGTCTTATCACCGAatgataattttattttaaaacagcaTGCACGACAAGGCGGTGTCAAATATGCTGAAATGGTGCTTCAGAAACCTTTAGATAGAGAACAGCATCCACAACTTACTCTCACTCTTACAGCAATGGATGGAGGAAATCCGCAAAGATCAGGTAACGTGAAAATAGCTGTAAATGTACTAGATGTAAATGACAACGCACCAGTATTTAACCAGTCAGTTTACAGAGCAACAATAGCCGAAAATTTGCCAAAGGGAacttatataacaacaattaatGCAAGTGATGCTGACAGCGGAGctaataaattaatttcctACAGTTTTACGAATATAAAAGTCATTGGTGAGATATTTGAGTTAAATGAAACCACCGGTGTTATAAAACTAACTGGGCTGCTTGACTACGAAAAAGCAAAGAAATACGAAATTGACATTGAAGCAAAGGACCAAGGCGGTTTAGGAGATTCCGCTAAAGTCATAGTTGATTTAATTGATGTAAATGATAATGCACCTGTTATCAGTGTTATGTCATTTTCAAGCCCAGTGTCTGAAGACGCAACTGTTGGCACAACTATCGCGATTTTCAGTGTCAAAGATCTAGATGCAGGGGAAAATGGCCACGTTGACTGTACAGTTGATCGGAACACACCATTCAAACTTCAGTCTTCACTGCGGAATTATTACACTTTAGTCACTGATGCTGCTTTAGATCGTGAACGTGTGTCAGATTATAATATCACAATCACAGCTACAGATTCAGGGTCTCCTGCGCTTTCCACTCAGAAAActttaaatctgaaagtatCAGATATTAATGACAATCCGCCCAGGTTTCAAAAGGGTGTTTACACTGCATATGTTACTGAAAATAATCCACctggtttgtccatatttactCTGAGTGCTCAAGATGATGACTGGAACCAGAACGCTCGTATTTCGTATCTTCTAGATGAAGCTACAGTGGGTGGATCCCCTGTTTCCTCTTTTATATCAGTGAATGCTGACAGTGGAGTGGTTCACGCACTGCGCGGTTTTGACTATGAGCAAATGAAAAGTGTTCGTGTCTGTGTGAAAGCACAAGATGGAGGCTCTCCACCCCTCAGCACTAATGTGACTTTGGACATTATAATCCAAGATCAGAATGACAACGCTCCTCAGGTTCTGTATCCAGTACAGACTGGAGCTTCAGTGGTGGCTGAGATTGTGCCTCGTGCTGCAGATGTTGGATATCTCGTCACTAAAGTGGTGGCTGTTGATGTGGACTCTGGACAGAATGCCTGGCTCTCCTATAAACTCCAGAAAGCTACAGACAGAGCGCTGTTTGAAGTGGGTTTACAGAATGGAGAAATAAGAACTGTGCGCCAAGTGACTGATAAAGATGCTGTCAAACAGAAACTCACTGTTGTTGTGGAGGATAACGGACAGCCCTCTCGCTCAGCTGTGGTCTCCATTAACGTGGCTGTGGCTGACAGCTTTCCCGAAGTGTTGTCAGAGTTCACAGACTTTACGCATGAAAAACAATATAACGAcaatttgactttttatttagtCCTCGCACTGGCCGCTGTTTCTTTCCTATTCATCACTTGTGTGGTTGTGATAATATCAGTAAAGATCTACAGATGGAGACAATCTCGCTTCCTCTATCAGTCCAATCTGCCTGTTATTCCGTACTATCCACCGCATTACGCAGACACAGGAGTCACTGGAACTCTGCCGCACGGGTATAATTATGAAGTGTGCATGACGACTGACTCGAGGAAGAGTGACTGTAAGTTTTCTACACTCGGTGGACAGAGTGTTTTAGTGGTGGACCCGAGTTTCACTGAGACGATGCAGCGCGCAATGAAGGAAAAAAACTGCTTAGAAGAtccagaattgcaagaaatggTAAGATCACCTGCTCTTAAAAAACTGATATAA
- the LOC137029434 gene encoding protocadherin gamma-A6-like, giving the protein MAVYSISNINAQIRYSVPEEMKKGSLIGNIAHDLGLDVQRLRAGRARIVSGDSTEYVELKTDKGILVVKERIDREQLCAETTPCSFTFEIILDNPMELHHVTVEILDVNDHSPTFAKEEINLEISESATLGSRFLLGSADDPDVGLNALQHYTMSTNSYFILKEHSRPDGVKYAEMVLQKPLDREQHPRLSLILTAVDGGNPQRSGNMKIEVTLLDVNDNAPEFNQSVYRATIVENAPKGTYITTVNASDADSGMYSLISYSFANLKGNIKDIFKIDEKTGVITLIGVLDYEKAKKYEIGIEAKDQGGLGNAAKVIVDLIDVNDNAPVISVMSFSSPVSEDATVGTTIAIFSVKDLDAGDNGHVDCTVDRNTPFKLQSSLRNYYTFVTDAALDRESVSDYNITITATDSGSPALSSQKTLNLKVSDINDNPPRFQKSVYTAYVTENNSPGLSIFTLSAQDDDWNQNARISYLLDEATVGGSPVSSFISVNADSGVVHALRGFDYEQMKSVRVCVKAQDGGSPPLSTNVTLDIIIQDQNDNAPQVLYPVQTGASVVAEIVPRAADVGYLVTKVVAVDVDSGQNAWLSYKLQKATDRALFEVGLQNGEIRTVRQVTDKDAVKQKLTVVVEDNGQPSRSAVVSINVAVADSFPEVLSEFTDFTHEKQYNDNLTFYLVLALAAVSFLFITCVVVIISVKIYRWRQSRFLYQSNLPVIPYYPPHYADTGVTGTLPHGYNYEVCMTTDSRKSDCKFSTLGGQSVLVVDPSFTETMQRAMKEKNSLDDPELQEMKDS; this is encoded by the exons ATGGCCGTTTATTCCATCTCAAACATAAACGCGCAGATTCGTTACTCAGTTCCAGAGGAAATGAAGAAAGGATCGCTTATCGGGAATATTGCACATGATCTTGGTCTGGATGTTCAAAGACTGCGCGCGGGTCGGGCTCGTATCGTGTCTGGCGACAGCACTGAATATGTAGAGCTGAAAACAGACAAAGGGATTTTGGTGGTGAAGGAGAGAATTGACCGAGAGCAGCTTTGCGCCGAAACCACTCCATGCAGCTTCACATTTGAAATAATACTTGATAATCCAATGGAGCTACATCATGTTACGGTGGAAATATTGGATGTAAACGATCACTCGCCGACATTTGCTAAAGAAGAAATTAATCTTGAAATAAGTGAGTCGGCCACACTTGGATCTCGTTTTTTACTAGGAAGCGCAGATGATCCTGATGTAGGTCTAAACGCACTACAACATTATACTATGTCAACTAATAGTTATTTTATTCTGAAAGAACATTCGCGTCCCGACGGAGTCAAATATGCAGAAATGGTGCTTCAGAAGCCTCTAGACAGAGAGCAACATCCACGACTGTCTCTCATTCTCACAGCGGTCGACGGAGGAAACCCTCAAAGATCTGGTAATATGAAAATAGAAGTCACTCTGTTAGATGTAAACGACAATGCACCAGAATTTAACCAGTCAGTTTACAGGGCAACAATAGTGGAAAATGCGCCTAAAGGAACTTATATCACGACTGTTAATGCAAGTGATGCAGATAGTGGAATGTATAGTTTGATTTCATACAGTTTTGCTAATTTAAAAGGTAacataaaagacatttttaaaattgatGAGAAAACAGGTGTTATAACATTAATTGGGGTGCTTGATTATGAAAAAGCAAAGAAATACGAAATTGGCATTGAGGCCAAAGATCAGGGTGGTTTAGGAAACGCAGCTAAAGTCATAgttgatttaattgatgttAATGATAATGCACCTGTTATCAGTGTTATGTCATTTTCAAGCCCAGTGTCTGAAGACGCAACTGTTGGCACAACTATCGCTATTTTCAGTGTCAAAGATCTAGATGCAGGAGACAATGGCCATGTTGACTGTACAGTTGATCGAAACACACCATTTAAATTACAGTCCTCACTGCGGAATTATTACACTTTCGTCACTGATGCTGCTTTAGATCGTGAAAGTGTGTCAGATTATAATATCACAATCACAGCGACAGATTCAGGGTCTCCTGCGCTTTCCAGTCAGAAAActttaaatctgaaagtgtCAGATATTAATGACAATCCGCCCAGGTTTCAAAAGAGTGTTTACACTGCATATGTTACTGAAAATAATTCACctggtttgtccatatttactCTGAGTGCTCAAGATGATGACTGGAACCAGAACGCTCGTATTTCGTATCTTCTAGATGAAGCTACAGTGGGTGGATCCCCTGTTTCCTCTTTTATATCAGTGAATGCTGACAGTGGAGTGGTTCACGCACTGCGCGGTTTTGACTATGAGCAAATGAAAAGTGTTCGTGTCTGTGTGAAAGCACAAGATGGAGGCTCTCCACCCCTCAGCACTAATGTGACTTTGGACATTATAATCCAAGATCAGAATGACAACGCTCCTCAGGTTCTGTATCCAGTACAGACTGGAGCTTCAGTGGTGGCTGAGATTGTGCCTCGTGCTGCAGATGTTGGATATCTCGTCACTAAAGTGGTGGCTGTTGATGTGGACTCTGGACAGAATGCCTGGCTCTCCTATAAACTCCAGAAAGCTACAGACAGAGCGCTGTTTGAAGTGGGTTTACAGAATGGAGAAATAAGAACTGTGCGACAAGTGACTGATAAAGATGCTGTCAAACAGAAACTCACTGTTGTTGTGGAGGATAACGGACAGCCCTCTCGCTCAGCTGTGGTCTCCATTAACGTGGCTGTGGCTGACAGCTTTCCTGAAGTGTTGTCAGAGTTCACAGACTTTACGCATGAAAAACAATATAACGACAACCTGACTTTTTATTTAGTCCTCGCACTGGCCGCTGTTTCTTTCCTATTTATCACTTGTGTGGTTGTGATAATATCAGTAAAGATCTACAGATGGAGACAATCTCGCTTCCTCTATCAGTCCAATCTGCCTGTTATTCCGTACTATCCACCGCATTACGCAGACACAGGAGTCACTGGAACTCTGCCGCACGGGTATAATTATGAAGTGTGCATGACGACTGACTCGAGGAAGAGTGACTGTAAGTTTTCTACACTCGGTGGACAGAGTGTTTTAGTGGTGGACCCGAGTTTCACTGAGACGATGCAGCGCGCAATGAAGGAAAAAAACTCCTTAGACGAtccagaattgcaagaaatg AAGGATTCATAG